Proteins co-encoded in one Medicago truncatula cultivar Jemalong A17 chromosome 8, MtrunA17r5.0-ANR, whole genome shotgun sequence genomic window:
- the LOC25500037 gene encoding protein PIN-LIKES 3, with amino-acid sequence MNFLKLFLVALAPVLNTLFIAIIGAVLALDNIGILTKNAKKHLNIIVYFVFTPALLYSSLAKTITLKSLIMLWFMPLNILLRYIIGTTLAWILTKITRVPRHLHGLVMGCCAAGNLGSLPLIIVPAICKGRSHPFGDVDSCYHKGLAFTSLTMAVGHIYAWSIVYNILRIYTPKTMVVKFDESTKFEEINNPKNLSICSIRALTPIKEESLSNGHIDQLQVECKVIDGQEKVVEKPNIMKHLKILGDKIKLKELFAPALWGSMFGVIIGIVPQFRKLLVGQSAPLHVVQTSIVMLGEACIPSMILLVGANLLKGLKGLGNKVPLVVGIIVVMYIALPAIGICIVKGAAHFRLINSDPLYQFVLLLHYVVPPAVSISTMTQLLGVGQSECSLIMFATYSSAPLLLTLWCTVFMWLVL; translated from the exons ATGAACTTCTTGAAGCTTTTCTTAGTTGCATTAGCCCCAGTTCTAAACACTTTGTTCATTGCTATTATTGGGGCTGTACTTGCACTTGATAACATTGGCATACTCACAAAGAATGCCAAGAAGCACCTCAATATT ATCGTATATTTTGTGTTCACTCCAGCTCTTCTTTATAGCAGTCTGGCAAAAACTATAACTTTGAAGAGCTTGATTATGCT gtggtttatgcCGTTAAATATTCTTCTGAGATATATTATTGGGACAACTCTTGCATGGATTCTTACTAAAATAACTAGGGTTCCTCGTCATCTTCATGGCCTTGTGATGGGGTGTTGTGCTGCAG GAAATCTGGGCTCTTTGCCTCTTATCATAGTTCCAGCTATATGTAAAGGAAGAAGTCATCCTTTTGGAGATGTAGATTCTTGCTACCATAAAGGACTAGCATTTACTTCTCTAACAATGGCA GTAGGACACATTTATGCTTGGTCTATTGTGTACAACATTCTCCGCATATATACACCTAAGACCATGGTTGtcaaatttgatgaatccacaaaatttgaagaaattaataaTCCAAAAAATCTTTCTATATGTTCCATAAGAGCATTGACCCCAATTAAGGAAGAATCATTGTCTAATGGTCATATTGATCAACTTCAAGTAGAATGTAAAGTGATTGATGGTCAAGAAAAG GTAGTAGAAAAGCCAAACATTATGAAACATCTGAAAATATTAGGTGACAAAATCAAATTGAAGGAACTATTTGCACCTGCATTGTGGGGATCG ATGTTTGGAGTAATAATTGGTATAGTTCCTCAATTTCGAAAACTACTAGTTGGTCAAAGTGCTCCTCTCCATGTCGTTCAAACCTCTATAGTTATGTTGGG GGAAGCATGCATTCCATCAATGATATTATTGGTTGGAGCAAATCTTCTTAAGG GTTTAAAGGGATTAGGAAATAAGGTTCCACTAGTTGTTGGCATTATAGTGGTTATGTATATTGCATTACCAGCAATAGGTATATGCATTGTGAAAGGTGCAGCTCATTTCAGATTGATAAACTCTGATCCATTATATCAATTTGTTTTACTACTTCACTATGTTGTTCCTCCTGCAGTTTCCATTA GCACAATGACTCAATTGCTTGGAGTTGGTCAAAGTGAATGCTCACTTATCATGTTTGCAACTTATTCCTCTGCTCCACTTTTACTTACCCTTTGGTGCACCGTCTTCATGTGGCTTGtgctataa